One stretch of Streptomyces agglomeratus DNA includes these proteins:
- a CDS encoding YdeI/OmpD-associated family protein gives MEQLDGVEIIAFPDGEAFENWLAGHHTRHEGVWIKVAKKKSGIATVTDDELVDIGLCYGWISGQRRSHDDRHYLQKYVPRRPKSLWSQVNVEKVAMLTAAGRMREPGLAEVRRAQEDGRWAAAYASQKTAAVPADLAAALDADPEAKKAYEALDKTGRYLVMLPLLQALTPDSRQVRLEKVLRLLASGGSGRAGERASGRRA, from the coding sequence ATGGAGCAGCTCGACGGAGTGGAGATCATCGCCTTCCCGGACGGCGAGGCGTTCGAGAACTGGCTGGCCGGGCACCACACGCGCCACGAAGGCGTGTGGATCAAGGTGGCGAAGAAGAAGTCGGGCATCGCGACGGTCACCGACGACGAACTGGTCGACATCGGGCTGTGCTACGGCTGGATCTCCGGTCAGCGGCGCTCCCACGACGACCGGCACTACCTCCAGAAATACGTGCCGCGCCGGCCCAAGAGCCTGTGGTCGCAGGTCAACGTGGAGAAGGTCGCGATGCTGACGGCCGCCGGGCGGATGCGTGAGCCCGGGCTGGCCGAGGTGCGCCGGGCCCAGGAGGACGGACGCTGGGCGGCGGCGTACGCGTCGCAGAAGACCGCCGCGGTGCCCGCCGATCTCGCGGCGGCCCTCGACGCGGACCCCGAGGCGAAGAAGGCGTACGAGGCGCTGGACAAGACCGGCCGCTACCTGGTGATGCTGCCGCTGCTCCAGGCGCTCACGCCGGACAGCAGGCAGGTCCGGCTCGAAAAGGTACTGCGCCTGCTGGCGAGCGGCGGCTCTGGCCGGGCGGGTGAGCGGGCCTCCGGCCGCCGCGCTTGA
- the argC gene encoding N-acetyl-gamma-glutamyl-phosphate reductase, protein MAVRAAVAGASGYAGGELLRLLLAHPGVEIGALTGHSNAGQRLGSLQPHLLPLAGRVLEPTTAEVLAGHDVVFLALPHGQSAAVAGQLGDEGVVVDMGADFRLRDAGDWEKFYGSPHAGTWPYGLPELPGARAALAGSKRIAVPGCYPTAVSLALFPAYAAQLVEPDAVIVAATGTSGAGKALKPHLLGSEVMGSMSPYGVGGGHRHTPEMIQNLSAAAGEPVTVSFTPTLAPMPRGILATCSARAKPGVTAAGVREAYEKAYADEPFVHLLPEGQWPATASVYGSNAVQIQVAHDKAAGRVIVISAIDNLTKGTAGGAVQSMNIALGLPEDTGLPTTGVAP, encoded by the coding sequence ATGGCGGTACGTGCAGCAGTGGCAGGAGCGAGCGGGTACGCGGGCGGCGAGCTGCTGCGCCTGCTCCTCGCCCACCCCGGTGTGGAGATCGGCGCCCTGACCGGCCACTCCAACGCCGGGCAGCGCCTGGGCTCTCTCCAGCCCCACCTGCTGCCGCTGGCCGGACGGGTGCTGGAGCCGACCACCGCCGAGGTGCTCGCGGGGCACGACGTCGTCTTCCTCGCGCTTCCGCACGGCCAGTCCGCCGCGGTCGCCGGGCAGTTGGGCGACGAGGGGGTCGTGGTCGACATGGGCGCCGACTTCCGGCTCCGGGACGCGGGCGACTGGGAGAAGTTCTACGGTTCGCCGCACGCCGGAACCTGGCCGTACGGCCTGCCCGAGCTCCCCGGCGCCCGCGCCGCGCTCGCGGGCTCCAAGCGGATCGCCGTCCCCGGCTGCTACCCGACCGCCGTCTCGCTCGCGCTCTTCCCGGCGTACGCCGCCCAGCTTGTGGAGCCGGACGCCGTGATCGTCGCCGCCACCGGCACCTCCGGCGCGGGCAAGGCGCTCAAGCCGCATCTGCTCGGCAGCGAGGTGATGGGCTCCATGTCGCCGTACGGCGTCGGAGGCGGCCACCGCCACACCCCCGAGATGATCCAGAACCTCAGCGCCGCCGCGGGCGAGCCGGTCACCGTCTCCTTCACGCCGACACTGGCCCCCATGCCGCGCGGCATCCTCGCCACGTGCAGCGCCAGGGCGAAGCCGGGTGTGACGGCGGCGGGCGTACGGGAGGCGTACGAGAAGGCGTACGCCGACGAGCCGTTCGTGCACCTCCTCCCCGAGGGCCAGTGGCCCGCCACCGCCTCCGTGTACGGCTCCAACGCCGTCCAGATCCAGGTCGCGCACGACAAGGCCGCCGGCCGCGTGATCGTGATCAGCGCTATCGACAACCTCACCAAGGGCACCGCAGGCGGCGCGGTGCAGAGCATGAACATCGCCCTCGGGCTTCCCGAGGACACCGGACTTCCCACCACCGGAGTGGCTCCGTGA